From Candidatus Atelocyanobacterium thalassa isolate ALOHA, a single genomic window includes:
- the frr gene encoding ribosome recycling factor — protein sequence MLNDLKDSMKKTVESTQKSFNTLRTGRANSAILDRVTVDYYGSEVQLKSLANINTPDATTLLIQPFDRGSIGQIEKAINMSDVGLTPNNDGQVIRLNIPPLTKERRKELVKIANKMAEEGKVAIRNIRRDAIETVRKQEKDGDASEDESRNLQDNIQKVTDEFTKKIDELLTIKNKDIMTV from the coding sequence ATGTTAAATGACCTTAAAGATAGTATGAAAAAGACTGTTGAGTCTACTCAAAAGTCTTTTAATACCTTACGAACAGGACGTGCTAATTCAGCGATTCTTGATAGAGTAACGGTTGATTATTATGGATCAGAAGTTCAATTAAAATCTCTTGCAAATATTAACACCCCTGATGCAACCACTCTTTTAATTCAACCTTTTGACAGAGGAAGCATAGGACAAATTGAAAAAGCTATCAATATGTCGGATGTAGGATTAACTCCTAATAATGATGGTCAAGTTATACGTCTTAATATTCCTCCTTTAACGAAAGAAAGAAGAAAAGAGCTAGTAAAAATAGCTAATAAAATGGCAGAAGAAGGAAAAGTTGCTATTAGAAATATTCGCAGAGATGCTATTGAAACTGTACGTAAACAAGAAAAAGATGGGGATGCTTCTGAAGATGAATCTCGTAACTTACAGGATAATATTCAGAAAGTAACTGATGAATTTACAAAAAAAATTGATGAGTTACTAACTATTAAAAATAAGGATATTATGACAGTTTAG